From Gimesia panareensis, the proteins below share one genomic window:
- a CDS encoding metal-dependent transcriptional regulator: MNVTSLTVENYLKAILQISLQSGSDWISTGELARYMDVAPGTVTSMLKTLKQSKLVEYRPYEGASLTEEGKHTAIRVLRRHRLIELFLFQTLDLTWDQIHAEAENMEHAVSDFLVDKIDEHLGFPETDPHGDPIPSIDGRMRRAYPNLTTLAACPPGTHVKIVQVTDQETEFLRFLSRSGLQLGSQGVVKEKNSEAGIVVSEWNGQTLSMGVHVAENVKVVPMEAA; encoded by the coding sequence ATGAACGTAACTAGTTTAACAGTCGAGAATTACCTGAAAGCGATCCTGCAGATCAGTCTTCAGTCCGGTTCGGACTGGATCAGCACCGGGGAACTGGCCCGTTATATGGATGTCGCCCCGGGAACGGTCACCAGCATGCTGAAAACACTCAAGCAGTCCAAGCTGGTTGAATACCGTCCCTATGAAGGGGCGAGCCTGACGGAAGAGGGCAAGCATACCGCGATTCGTGTTCTCAGACGACATCGCCTGATCGAACTGTTCCTGTTTCAGACACTGGATCTGACCTGGGATCAGATCCATGCGGAAGCGGAAAACATGGAGCACGCGGTCAGCGATTTTCTCGTCGATAAGATCGATGAACATCTCGGTTTTCCGGAAACCGATCCGCACGGCGATCCCATCCCGTCGATTGACGGACGCATGCGACGGGCCTACCCGAACCTCACGACCCTGGCGGCGTGTCCTCCTGGTACACACGTGAAGATTGTCCAGGTTACCGATCAGGAAACCGAGTTTTTACGTTTTCTCTCCCGCTCCGGTTTACAGCTGGGATCGCAGGGAGTGGTCAAAGAGAAAAATAGCGAGGCAGGTATCGTTGTCTCGGAGTGGAACGGACAGACGCTCTCCATGGGAGTCCATGTTGCCGAGAACGTCAAAGTCGTTCCTATGGAAGCGGCTTAA
- a CDS encoding disk-shape morphogenesis protein volactin → MSSALLIGSTCLRTLQNNEQFKLTRRSIETAYAVMDDTNENRQLLQRISVPFLFSEDTLIIPGEHAGQLSRFSNLELLPLFAQGELVLNDPVHRQLLSTLIQSVLPRSRTTGEYCAFITPGTTPASASSRLVSQLVALQGYKPFATTITLAAGLSSLPSDSRFSGYVVYLGHSHSEIGLIHQSRVVARQMTPYGSEWMDEQLAHACKLFVKDAEGESIPDLAGAREKRLGPEVNLSPYLSSPSMISGWYDSLLDSLLDQFASQLESLQAYTSTLATLPVIYLGELATVTGVGELLAQHLSSREILFDPQQVTCIPDAADAIIRGSLVIAAMEEESSVRAA, encoded by the coding sequence ATGAGTAGTGCATTACTGATCGGTTCGACCTGTCTGAGAACGTTACAGAATAACGAGCAGTTTAAACTGACGCGGCGTTCCATCGAAACGGCTTACGCTGTCATGGACGATACCAACGAGAACCGCCAGTTGCTGCAACGGATCTCCGTGCCATTCCTGTTCTCGGAAGACACTTTGATCATTCCCGGCGAACACGCAGGACAGCTATCACGATTTTCCAACCTGGAACTGCTGCCTCTGTTTGCGCAGGGGGAACTCGTATTGAATGATCCTGTTCATCGGCAGTTGCTTTCCACATTGATCCAGTCGGTACTGCCTCGATCCAGAACGACCGGGGAATACTGTGCCTTTATCACGCCAGGTACGACTCCCGCGTCTGCATCATCCAGGCTGGTGTCCCAACTGGTTGCCCTGCAGGGTTATAAACCCTTTGCAACCACCATTACTCTGGCAGCCGGACTTTCTTCACTGCCGTCAGACTCACGCTTCTCAGGGTACGTCGTGTACCTGGGTCATTCGCACTCTGAAATCGGCCTGATTCACCAGAGCCGTGTGGTCGCACGACAGATGACGCCTTACGGCAGCGAATGGATGGACGAGCAACTGGCTCATGCCTGCAAACTGTTTGTCAAAGATGCGGAAGGAGAATCGATTCCGGATCTGGCAGGAGCCCGTGAGAAACGTCTTGGTCCGGAAGTCAATCTCAGCCCGTACCTTTCCAGTCCCTCTATGATCTCGGGCTGGTATGACAGCCTGCTCGACAGTCTGCTGGATCAGTTTGCCTCTCAGCTGGAATCCCTGCAGGCTTACACGTCTACGCTGGCGACCCTGCCGGTGATTTACCTGGGAGAACTCGCGACCGTCACCGGCGTGGGAGAATTACTGGCACAGCATTTGAGCAGCCGTGAGATTCTGTTTGATCCTCAACAGGTCACCTGTATCCCGGATGCTGCTGACGCCATTATCCGGGGTAGTCTGGTAATTGCCGCCATGGAAGAGGAATCCTCTGTCCGAGCTGCTTGA
- a CDS encoding DUF1501 domain-containing protein produces MLNWNHLQTHLNRRTFLASSGVGLGSAALGSLLTRDGLAATSKAGPSAHGGQPGLPHFAPKAKRVIFLCMAGGPTHLETFDYKPKLAEMDGKPFPESYTKGQPIAQLQGKELKCQGPLTKFRKYGENGQEISDFLPWTAKIADDICIVRSMVTEQINHDPAHTFMNTGTAISGRPSMGSWVTYGLGSETEELPGFVVLTSVGGRNPQPIASRQWGTGFLPSRYQGVQFNSTGDPVNYLKNPAGITDPQQKELIDAVRKLDRFRNQRVSNPEIDTRIAAYEMAFRMQTSVPELMDLSDESKETLEMYGAEPGSGTYATNCLLARRLAERGSRFIHLYHRGWDHHGGLVRYMNTCCGLTDKPTWALINDLKQRGMLDETLVIWGGEFGRTPMFQGKGGAGRDHHIKGFSMWMAGGGIKGGISYGQTDELGYNSVENIVHVRDLHATMLHLLGIDHQRFSVEFQGLDTRLTGVEEARVIQEVLT; encoded by the coding sequence ATGCTCAACTGGAATCACCTGCAAACGCATTTGAACCGTCGCACCTTTCTGGCGAGTTCCGGAGTCGGTCTGGGATCGGCTGCACTGGGGTCGCTGCTCACCCGTGATGGCCTGGCCGCCACATCGAAAGCCGGTCCCTCTGCCCATGGGGGCCAGCCCGGTCTGCCGCATTTCGCGCCGAAGGCGAAGCGGGTGATCTTCCTCTGCATGGCGGGCGGTCCGACACACCTGGAGACGTTCGACTATAAACCCAAGCTGGCGGAAATGGATGGCAAACCGTTTCCCGAAAGCTACACCAAGGGTCAGCCGATCGCCCAGTTGCAGGGGAAAGAGCTGAAGTGCCAGGGACCGCTGACAAAATTCCGCAAGTACGGCGAGAACGGGCAGGAGATCAGTGACTTTCTGCCCTGGACCGCCAAGATCGCTGATGACATCTGCATCGTCCGCTCGATGGTCACCGAACAGATCAACCACGATCCCGCGCACACCTTTATGAATACCGGCACCGCCATCAGCGGTCGCCCTTCGATGGGTTCGTGGGTCACTTACGGACTGGGGAGCGAGACGGAAGAACTGCCCGGCTTTGTCGTCCTGACCAGTGTGGGGGGACGGAACCCGCAGCCGATCGCGTCCCGCCAGTGGGGCACGGGTTTCCTTCCGAGTCGTTACCAGGGAGTGCAGTTCAACTCGACCGGCGATCCGGTGAACTACCTCAAGAATCCCGCTGGGATCACGGATCCGCAACAGAAAGAGCTGATCGATGCCGTCCGCAAACTGGATCGCTTCCGCAACCAGCGGGTTTCCAATCCGGAGATCGATACCCGCATCGCCGCCTATGAAATGGCATTTCGGATGCAGACGTCCGTTCCGGAACTGATGGATCTGTCTGACGAATCGAAAGAGACGCTGGAAATGTATGGTGCCGAACCGGGTTCCGGTACCTACGCAACGAACTGCCTGCTGGCTCGGCGGCTGGCGGAGCGCGGATCCCGCTTTATTCATCTGTACCACCGCGGCTGGGACCATCACGGGGGGCTGGTCCGTTATATGAATACCTGCTGTGGGCTGACCGACAAACCGACCTGGGCTCTGATCAATGACCTCAAACAGCGGGGAATGCTGGATGAAACCCTCGTGATCTGGGGAGGGGAATTCGGCAGAACACCGATGTTTCAGGGTAAAGGAGGTGCCGGCCGGGACCACCATATTAAGGGTTTTTCCATGTGGATGGCCGGAGGAGGCATAAAAGGTGGAATTTCTTATGGTCAAACTGACGAACTGGGCTATAATTCAGTAGAGAACATTGTACACGTGCGAGATTTGCATGCAACAATGCTACATCTGTTGGGAATTGACCATCAACGATTCAGTGTTGAGTTCCAGGGTCTGGATACCAGGCTCACAGGTGTCGAAGAAGCACGCGTCATTCAAGAAGTACTGACGTAG
- a CDS encoding 3-keto-disaccharide hydrolase — translation MKRVFRVLVIMTFLGTAYHTYANLVEEYKNGLVWEEPKVVKTAPHQPPSDAIVLFDGKNMDQWKGGDKWIVKDGYVITDKQSIQTKQSFGDCQLHIEWATPAKVEGNGQGRGNSGVFLMGKYEVQILDSYDNKTYFDGQAAAIYKQYPPLVNACRKPGEWQSYDIIFNAPRFNVYGQLVKPAYLTVIQNGVVVQNHTELQGGTFYHQPPFYTAHEDKLPIELQFHKNPVKFRNIWIRELAEVHPVGCVCPE, via the coding sequence ATGAAACGTGTTTTTCGTGTGCTGGTAATCATGACTTTTCTGGGAACCGCGTATCACACCTACGCGAACCTGGTGGAAGAATATAAGAACGGCCTGGTCTGGGAAGAACCCAAAGTCGTGAAAACAGCTCCCCATCAGCCCCCCTCCGATGCGATCGTGCTCTTCGACGGCAAGAACATGGACCAGTGGAAAGGGGGCGACAAGTGGATCGTCAAAGACGGCTACGTGATCACTGACAAACAGAGCATTCAAACCAAACAGTCGTTCGGCGACTGCCAGCTGCACATCGAATGGGCCACGCCGGCCAAGGTTGAGGGGAACGGACAGGGACGCGGCAACAGTGGCGTCTTCCTGATGGGGAAATACGAGGTTCAGATTCTCGATTCCTACGACAATAAAACCTACTTCGACGGACAGGCCGCAGCGATCTACAAGCAGTACCCACCACTGGTAAATGCCTGCCGCAAACCGGGAGAATGGCAGAGCTACGATATCATTTTCAACGCCCCCCGCTTCAATGTATACGGCCAGCTGGTCAAGCCGGCTTATCTGACCGTCATTCAGAACGGGGTCGTCGTGCAGAATCATACCGAACTGCAGGGGGGCACGTTCTATCATCAGCCTCCCTTCTATACGGCTCATGAAGACAAGCTTCCCATTGAGTTGCAGTTTCACAAGAATCCGGTCAAATTCCGGAATATCTGGATTCGGGAGCTGGCAGAAGTCCATCCCGTCGGCTGTGTCTGCCCCGAGTAG
- a CDS encoding threonine ammonia-lyase: protein MQAPTFQDIQEALPRVRQVLAPTPLYEWPGLCELTGTRFFLKHENHQPVGAFKVRGGINLVSTLSEEERAGGIMGCSTGNHGQSLAFAARRFGVQCTIVVPRNNNPDKVRAIRLLGAEIIEAGEDFNEAKHYLETELVDGKRRYVHSANEPKLIAGVGTQGLEIFESLPDPDVVIVPVGMGSGVCGTGIVAKHLSPKTEVIAVQAEQAPANQLSWKAGSPQTTETAQTWAEGVATRAGAELTRQIMQSVVDDFLLVGEDEMRLAAYHILKETHNLAEGAGAAALAAVLKHKDRFAGKKVVAVLSGGNLNLAELPEILRLGSAQSA from the coding sequence ATGCAAGCTCCGACGTTTCAGGATATTCAGGAAGCCCTCCCCCGTGTGCGACAGGTGTTAGCCCCCACTCCTCTTTATGAATGGCCTGGATTGTGTGAGTTGACCGGGACCCGTTTTTTTCTGAAACACGAAAACCATCAGCCGGTCGGCGCTTTTAAAGTCCGTGGCGGTATCAACCTGGTCAGCACGCTTTCGGAAGAGGAACGTGCAGGGGGTATCATGGGTTGTTCGACCGGCAATCATGGTCAGTCGCTGGCCTTCGCGGCCCGCCGGTTTGGGGTCCAATGTACCATCGTCGTTCCCCGAAATAATAACCCGGATAAAGTCCGCGCCATTCGCCTGCTGGGAGCCGAAATCATCGAGGCGGGCGAAGACTTCAATGAAGCCAAACATTATCTGGAAACCGAGCTGGTCGACGGCAAACGACGCTATGTGCACTCCGCCAATGAGCCGAAGCTGATCGCCGGCGTCGGCACGCAAGGACTGGAAATCTTCGAATCACTGCCTGACCCGGATGTCGTCATCGTGCCGGTCGGTATGGGCAGTGGTGTCTGTGGTACCGGCATCGTGGCGAAACATCTCAGCCCAAAAACCGAAGTCATCGCCGTCCAGGCAGAGCAGGCTCCGGCGAATCAACTCTCCTGGAAAGCAGGCTCCCCGCAGACGACCGAGACCGCACAGACCTGGGCCGAAGGCGTTGCGACCCGTGCGGGAGCAGAGCTGACCCGGCAGATCATGCAGTCCGTCGTCGATGATTTTCTGCTGGTTGGAGAAGATGAAATGCGACTGGCCGCTTACCATATTCTCAAAGAGACACACAACCTCGCCGAAGGCGCCGGGGCTGCGGCGCTGGCTGCAGTGCTGAAACACAAAGATCGATTCGCCGGCAAAAAAGTTGTGGCGGTGTTGAGTGGTGGCAACCTGAACCTCGCTGAACTACCGGAGATATTGCGGCTCGGCTCCGCACAATCCGCATGA
- the purB gene encoding adenylosuccinate lyase, whose amino-acid sequence MSHLTYENPLISRYASQEMSQIWSAQKKHSTWRRLWVALAESQHEMGLPVTAEQVESLRAAVDDIDFEFAAKEEKKRRHDVMAHVHTYGERCPDALSIIHLGATSCFVTDNSELIMIRESLEQTRKRLVAVIDQLAKFAAEYRDLPCLGFTHLQPAQPTTVGKRATLWCYDLILDLEEIEHRIEKLRFRGVKGTTGTQATFLQLFKGDHAKVDELDRRVTEKMGFKDRYAVTGQTYSRKVDAQVLSALSGIGQSAHKAGNDVRILQNRKELEEPFEKHQIGSSAMAYKRNPMRSERMCSLARFAISLTANAEDTAATQWMERTLDDSANRRLSLPQSFLAIDAVLILYRNIVDGMVVYPKVIEKHLNEELPFMATEEFLMAGVEAGGDRQDLHERIRVHSQNAGAEVKVHGGKNDLIERLQKDPAFAGCDLASALDARKYIGRAPEQVDAFVAEIVDPVRQRYQTDLGQTVEDLKV is encoded by the coding sequence TTGAGTCACCTTACCTACGAAAACCCGTTAATCAGTCGTTACGCCTCTCAGGAAATGAGCCAGATCTGGTCGGCTCAGAAGAAGCATTCCACCTGGCGGCGGTTGTGGGTGGCCCTGGCCGAATCACAACACGAAATGGGATTGCCCGTCACAGCGGAGCAGGTTGAGTCACTCCGGGCAGCCGTTGATGATATCGATTTTGAATTCGCAGCCAAAGAAGAAAAAAAACGCCGACACGATGTGATGGCACACGTACACACGTATGGGGAACGCTGCCCGGATGCACTCTCGATTATTCACCTGGGCGCTACCAGTTGCTTTGTCACCGACAACAGCGAACTGATCATGATCCGCGAAAGTCTGGAACAGACACGCAAGCGGCTTGTGGCCGTCATCGATCAGCTGGCAAAGTTTGCCGCCGAGTATCGGGATCTTCCCTGCCTGGGATTCACCCACCTCCAGCCGGCACAGCCAACCACAGTTGGTAAACGGGCGACGCTCTGGTGTTACGATCTGATTCTTGATCTGGAAGAGATCGAACATCGAATCGAAAAACTCCGCTTCCGGGGCGTCAAAGGTACCACCGGCACCCAGGCCACGTTCCTGCAGTTGTTCAAAGGTGATCACGCCAAAGTCGACGAGCTGGATCGTCGTGTGACTGAAAAGATGGGTTTCAAAGACCGCTATGCTGTGACCGGTCAGACCTATTCGCGAAAAGTCGACGCCCAGGTGCTCTCTGCTCTGAGCGGCATCGGACAGTCGGCCCACAAGGCCGGGAACGATGTTCGAATTCTGCAGAACCGGAAAGAACTGGAAGAGCCGTTTGAAAAACATCAAATCGGCTCGTCTGCGATGGCTTACAAACGCAATCCGATGCGTTCCGAACGGATGTGTTCGCTGGCCCGCTTCGCCATCAGCCTGACTGCCAATGCGGAAGATACTGCAGCCACTCAATGGATGGAGCGCACACTGGATGACAGTGCCAACCGTAGACTCTCACTACCTCAATCCTTCCTGGCCATCGATGCCGTGCTGATTCTGTATCGCAACATCGTGGATGGTATGGTCGTCTATCCGAAGGTGATTGAGAAACACCTCAATGAAGAACTTCCCTTCATGGCAACAGAAGAATTTCTGATGGCCGGCGTGGAAGCGGGCGGCGATCGTCAGGATCTGCACGAACGGATTCGCGTTCACAGTCAGAACGCGGGAGCCGAGGTGAAAGTGCACGGCGGCAAAAATGATCTCATCGAACGCCTGCAGAAAGATCCCGCCTTTGCCGGCTGTGATCTGGCGAGTGCCCTGGATGCCCGCAAATACATCGGTCGGGCACCCGAACAGGTCGATGCCTTCGTGGCGGAAATTGTCGATCCCGTGCGGCAACGGTACCAGACGGATTTGGGACAGACCGTAGAAGATCTGAAGGTCTGA
- a CDS encoding PSD1 and planctomycete cytochrome C domain-containing protein, which translates to MFRVLRCFPGITLLALLTLPVQADAGPPKVSFNRDIRPILSRNCFHCHGPDAKHREADLRLDLEAGLKSSSESAIIHPGQPEQSPLFERISSKDADLVMPPADSGKKLTAEEIKLFRQWIVEGAEWSQHWAYVKPHANPVPQVKDKKWPVNWIDNFVLARLEEQGLQPSPEADKITLFRRLSFDLTGLPPTREEVQAFVNDASPAAYEKQVDRLLASPHYGERMAMYWLDLVRFADTVGYHGDQDHHISPYRDYVIEAFNRNLPFDQFTREQLAGDLLPKPTLQQTIATGYNRVLQTSHEGGVQRKEYLAIYAADRIRNFSGVWMGATMGCCQCHDHKYDPYTAKDFYSMVAFFADIDEDQHLRRGSDRIPTIREPEIFLYSDEEKQKIAKLDARIKTIQQKLKAISRPEIQKQSPEEKEQKLKEMVELNKQLGPLKKEREAIDRGAVKTMITVSIKPREIRILPRGNWLDESGPVVQPAIPEFMGKIKTNHDRPTRLDLANWLSAEEGYGPLMARVMANRFWYLFFGRGIAPVLDDFGGQGGPPHYPELLDQLAIKFFQDEWDMKQLVKFIVMSRTYRQSSLETPDQRKADPFNQRLDRQARFRLPAEMIRDNALAVSGLLVTDIGGPSVKPYQPAGYYRHLNFPKRKYVSDKDQRQWRRGVYMHWQRQFLHPMLKAFDAPSREECTAQRPRSNTPIAAMTLLNDPTFIEAARVFAAHVIEKGGASDRARINYAFSQATSREPEAYEVEVIQGLLNSNRSAFAARTKDAQALTRTGLAASQPDLEAVELAAWTEVTRALLNLNEVVTRN; encoded by the coding sequence ATGTTTCGAGTCTTGCGCTGTTTTCCAGGCATCACTCTGCTGGCATTGCTGACGCTCCCCGTTCAGGCGGATGCCGGCCCCCCCAAGGTCAGTTTCAATCGCGACATCCGGCCGATCCTGTCCCGGAACTGTTTCCACTGCCACGGTCCCGACGCCAAACATCGTGAAGCCGACCTGCGGCTCGATCTGGAAGCCGGTCTGAAATCCAGTTCCGAATCTGCGATCATCCATCCCGGCCAGCCGGAGCAAAGTCCGCTGTTCGAGCGAATCTCGAGCAAAGATGCGGATCTGGTGATGCCGCCTGCCGACTCAGGTAAAAAGCTGACGGCCGAAGAAATCAAACTGTTTCGACAATGGATCGTGGAAGGAGCAGAGTGGTCGCAACACTGGGCGTATGTCAAACCGCATGCCAACCCGGTTCCCCAGGTGAAAGACAAAAAGTGGCCTGTGAACTGGATCGACAATTTCGTTCTTGCCCGTTTGGAAGAACAGGGACTGCAACCCTCACCCGAGGCGGATAAAATCACTCTCTTCCGCCGTTTGAGTTTTGATCTGACAGGGCTCCCCCCCACGCGGGAAGAAGTTCAGGCCTTTGTGAATGATGCGAGCCCTGCTGCATATGAGAAACAGGTGGACCGGCTGCTGGCCTCTCCTCATTACGGCGAACGGATGGCGATGTACTGGCTGGACCTGGTCCGCTTTGCGGATACGGTCGGCTATCACGGCGACCAGGATCATCACATTTCCCCCTACCGGGATTATGTAATCGAAGCCTTCAATCGAAACCTGCCCTTCGATCAGTTTACCCGCGAGCAGCTGGCCGGCGATCTGCTGCCCAAGCCCACGCTCCAGCAGACCATCGCCACTGGCTACAACCGGGTCCTGCAGACCTCGCATGAAGGGGGCGTACAGCGCAAAGAGTATCTGGCGATTTACGCCGCCGATCGCATTCGTAACTTTTCGGGTGTCTGGATGGGAGCCACCATGGGCTGCTGCCAGTGCCACGATCACAAATACGATCCCTATACCGCGAAAGATTTTTACTCGATGGTCGCGTTCTTCGCGGATATCGATGAAGACCAGCACTTGAGACGGGGATCCGATCGCATTCCCACGATCCGCGAACCGGAAATCTTTCTGTATTCCGACGAGGAAAAACAGAAGATTGCCAAACTCGACGCCAGAATCAAAACAATCCAACAGAAGTTGAAAGCCATTTCCAGACCGGAGATTCAGAAACAGTCACCGGAGGAGAAAGAGCAGAAACTCAAGGAAATGGTCGAGTTGAACAAACAACTGGGTCCCCTCAAAAAAGAACGGGAGGCCATCGATCGCGGTGCAGTCAAAACCATGATCACGGTTTCGATCAAACCTCGCGAGATTCGCATTCTGCCTCGCGGGAACTGGCTGGACGAAAGCGGCCCGGTGGTACAACCCGCGATCCCGGAATTTATGGGAAAGATCAAAACGAATCACGATCGTCCCACGCGACTGGATCTGGCAAACTGGCTCTCTGCTGAAGAAGGGTACGGCCCCTTGATGGCCCGCGTGATGGCGAACCGGTTCTGGTACCTGTTCTTCGGACGTGGTATCGCGCCGGTGCTGGACGATTTCGGCGGACAGGGCGGGCCTCCCCATTATCCGGAACTGCTGGATCAGCTGGCGATCAAGTTTTTCCAGGATGAGTGGGACATGAAACAGCTGGTGAAGTTCATCGTCATGAGCCGCACCTATCGGCAGTCGTCGCTGGAAACGCCCGACCAACGCAAGGCAGATCCCTTCAATCAGCGACTCGATCGCCAGGCTCGGTTCCGCCTGCCAGCAGAAATGATCCGCGATAACGCACTGGCCGTCAGCGGTCTTTTGGTCACCGACATTGGTGGTCCCAGTGTGAAGCCTTATCAACCTGCCGGCTACTATCGGCATTTGAATTTTCCGAAACGAAAATACGTCTCCGACAAGGATCAACGACAATGGCGACGCGGGGTCTACATGCACTGGCAGCGGCAGTTCCTGCATCCGATGCTCAAAGCGTTCGATGCCCCCAGCCGCGAAGAATGTACGGCACAGCGTCCCCGTTCGAACACGCCGATCGCGGCGATGACGCTGCTCAATGACCCGACCTTCATTGAAGCCGCCCGCGTCTTTGCCGCACATGTCATCGAAAAGGGAGGCGCTTCGGACCGGGCCAGAATCAATTACGCCTTCTCCCAGGCCACCTCACGAGAGCCGGAGGCATACGAGGTGGAGGTCATCCAGGGTCTGCTCAATTCAAACCGGAGTGCCTTCGCTGCCCGGACCAAAGATGCGCAGGCCCTGACCCGCACGGGACTCGCTGCATCGCAGCCGGACCTGGAGGCTGTCGAACTGGCAGCCTGGACGGAAGTCACACGTGCCCTGCTCAACCTGAATGAAGTGGTGACGAGGAATTAA
- a CDS encoding glucose 1-dehydrogenase: MRFRDRVVIVTGGSKGIGEGCSRVFCEEGGHVAILSRGLQAGQELARELNETGPGKAMFVQCDVGEHEQLRSAIELVVEQYGRLDCIINNAGVHPPAMSLEETSIEEMEQLMRVNFLSTFAGAKYALPHLRKTKGTIINMSSITAVLGQHHSTAYCSTKGAQVSFTKSLAIELGEAGIRVNAILPSNIETPLMHDWAATLPDPETALKRVAELQVFKRMGTIEEMGKLALFLATEDSSFITGQAIEAEGGASLDY; this comes from the coding sequence ATGAGATTTCGAGATCGCGTCGTCATTGTCACCGGTGGCAGCAAGGGGATCGGCGAAGGCTGTTCCCGTGTCTTTTGTGAAGAAGGAGGCCACGTGGCGATTCTGTCCCGCGGGCTCCAGGCGGGGCAGGAACTGGCTCGCGAACTGAATGAAACCGGCCCCGGCAAAGCGATGTTCGTGCAATGCGATGTCGGCGAGCATGAACAGCTTCGCTCGGCGATCGAACTGGTCGTCGAACAGTACGGCCGACTGGACTGCATCATCAATAACGCCGGCGTCCATCCCCCTGCGATGTCTCTGGAAGAGACCAGCATCGAAGAGATGGAACAGCTGATGCGCGTCAACTTTCTCAGCACCTTTGCAGGCGCCAAATACGCGTTGCCTCATCTGCGGAAAACCAAAGGGACGATCATCAACATGTCGTCGATCACCGCGGTCCTGGGCCAGCATCATTCGACTGCCTACTGTTCTACCAAAGGCGCCCAGGTCAGTTTTACCAAATCCCTGGCAATCGAATTGGGCGAGGCAGGCATCCGCGTGAATGCAATTCTCCCCAGTAATATTGAGACACCGCTGATGCATGACTGGGCGGCCACACTGCCCGATCCCGAGACCGCACTTAAGCGGGTGGCAGAGCTGCAGGTCTTCAAACGGATGGGAACCATCGAAGAAATGGGCAAGCTGGCCCTGTTCCTGGCGACCGAAGATTCCAGCTTTATCACAGGACAGGCGATCGAAGCCGAAGGGGGCGCGAGCCTCGATTACTGA